In Lagopus muta isolate bLagMut1 chromosome 29, bLagMut1 primary, whole genome shotgun sequence, one genomic interval encodes:
- the LOC125685776 gene encoding feather keratin 1 isoform X11: MTCGVHLHPTAMSCFDLCRPCGPTPLANSCNEPCVRQCQDSRVVIQPSPVVVTLPGPILSSFPQNTAVGSSTSAAVGSILSEEGVPISSGGFGLSGLGSRFSSRRCLP, encoded by the coding sequence GtccacctccatcccacagccatgtcctgcttCGATCTGTGCCGTCCCTGTGGCCCGACCCCGCTGGCCaacagctgcaacgagccctgtgtGCGCCAGTGCCAGGACTCCCGGGTGGTGATCCAGCCCTCTCCCGTCGTGGTcaccctgcccggacccatcctcagctccttcccccagaacaccGCTGTGGGCTCCAGCACCtccgctgctgttggcagcatcctgAGTGAGGAGGGCGTGCCCATCTCCTCCGGTGGCTTTGGCCTCTCTGGCCTGGGCAGCCGCTTCTCTAGCAGGAGGTGCCTGCCTTAA